A portion of the bacterium (Candidatus Blackallbacteria) CG13_big_fil_rev_8_21_14_2_50_49_14 genome contains these proteins:
- a CDS encoding cell envelope integrity protein CreD, translating into MIFLLRGGWDFTLYYKVVYYYFKLLCYIKFFRSLIMESPPPLSPNLGWQDLLQSWRRLRASITFKLFSMLFLFLLSMIPVAFVQGLVHEREGLQHSATEEINRKWADPQTLTGPILTLPYRREILMDKGKTKTTIEYLHFLPQQLTVNGVLNPEILHRGIYTMTVYTSDIQLEGKFSPNQFQHLPVEAQNLLWDQAFVSTGISDLRGIKETVTLNWAGKQHAMDPGTVTDHLFTSGIHTPVRLTENVSKKTLAFQMRLKLKGTQKLFFVPVGQETTVKLKAPWSNPSFDGAFLPDERKIGAQDFTASWKVLHLNRNFPQLWNGKQYSFENSSFGVWLIQPLNHYHKVLRSVKYALFFIGLTYLTFFFVEILTGRMVHPLQYLLVGFALCVFYTLLLSISEILGFEKAYLIAAAMTIVLITAYAAGFLRSWPLTVVMGGILSALYGFIYVIIDQQDYALLIGSLGLFGVLALVMFFSRRLEPALPNASVELS; encoded by the coding sequence ATGATTTTTTTACTGAGGGGGGGTTGGGACTTTACTTTGTATTATAAAGTAGTTTATTATTATTTTAAATTACTTTGTTATATAAAGTTCTTTAGGAGTTTAATCATGGAATCCCCTCCCCCCCTCTCTCCCAATCTGGGTTGGCAGGATCTTCTGCAATCCTGGCGTCGTTTGCGTGCTTCGATTACGTTTAAATTGTTTTCCATGCTGTTCTTATTTCTGCTCTCTATGATTCCTGTGGCTTTTGTGCAGGGCCTGGTGCATGAGCGTGAAGGTCTGCAACACAGTGCGACTGAAGAGATCAATCGAAAATGGGCAGATCCGCAGACGCTGACAGGGCCGATTCTCACGCTTCCCTACCGACGTGAAATTCTGATGGATAAGGGCAAAACCAAAACCACAATTGAATACCTTCATTTTTTACCCCAGCAGCTCACCGTCAACGGTGTCTTGAATCCTGAAATACTTCACAGGGGGATTTACACCATGACGGTTTATACCTCAGATATTCAGCTTGAGGGTAAATTTTCGCCGAATCAGTTTCAGCATTTACCGGTTGAAGCCCAGAATCTGCTCTGGGATCAGGCCTTTGTTTCAACGGGTATTTCAGATTTACGCGGAATTAAAGAAACGGTGACTTTAAATTGGGCTGGTAAGCAGCACGCTATGGATCCGGGCACGGTCACCGATCATCTTTTTACTTCTGGGATTCATACCCCTGTGCGCTTGACTGAAAACGTGAGTAAAAAAACGCTTGCTTTTCAAATGCGTTTGAAATTGAAAGGCACCCAAAAGCTTTTCTTTGTGCCTGTGGGACAGGAAACCACGGTCAAGCTCAAGGCTCCCTGGTCGAATCCCAGTTTTGATGGCGCATTTTTGCCCGATGAGCGCAAAATTGGGGCCCAAGATTTTACGGCCAGTTGGAAAGTTTTACACCTCAATCGTAATTTTCCGCAGCTTTGGAATGGCAAGCAATACAGTTTTGAAAATTCCAGTTTTGGGGTTTGGTTGATTCAACCTTTGAATCATTACCACAAGGTTTTGCGTTCTGTGAAATATGCTCTGTTTTTTATTGGCTTGACCTACCTTACCTTTTTCTTTGTCGAGATTTTGACAGGGCGTATGGTTCACCCCCTGCAGTATTTGCTGGTGGGTTTTGCGCTCTGTGTTTTTTATACCTTGTTGCTTTCGATCTCAGAAATTCTGGGCTTTGAAAAAGCCTATCTGATTGCTGCCGCCATGACGATTGTCTTGATTACGGCCTATGCCGCAGGATTTTTGCGCAGTTGGCCTTTAACGGTTGTGATGGGAGGGATACTAAGCGCGCTTTATGGTTTTATCTATGTGATTATCGACCAACAGGATTACGCGCTTTTAATTGGCAGCTTGGGTCTCTTTGGCGTTTTGGCGCTGGTGATGTTTTTCTCGCGGCGGTTGGAACCCGCTCTTCCAAACGCAAGCGTCGAACTCAGCTGA